A portion of the Homalodisca vitripennis isolate AUS2020 chromosome 2, UT_GWSS_2.1, whole genome shotgun sequence genome contains these proteins:
- the LOC124354930 gene encoding zwei Ig domain protein zig-8-like, whose product MHLSQISALLLVLDISSIKGFPFVGSATGNSVTNSSIFPYFDYNVQRNVTTAVGQSAFLHCRVEQLGDKAVSWIRKRDLHILTAGVLTYTSDQRFQVIRPEKSENWTLLIKFPQQRDSGIYECQVNTEPKMSLAFWLNVVESKARILGPSELYVKTGSSVTITCVISQGPHDLGTVFWYRGSQIVEEGPLPAQGPPRVHIQTEWTDALTSRLHIARAVVADTGNYSCVPTSAETASVNVQIISGEHPAAMQHGNKNTASLRVCLPSALASVTLSLLLVKRLR is encoded by the exons GATTTCCTTTCGTGGGTTCTGCCACCGGAAACAGTGTAACCAACTCTAGTATATTTCCATACTTCGACTACAATGTGCAGAGGAACGTAACGACGGCTGTTGGCCAGAGTGCTTTCCTTCACTGTAGGGTTGAACAGCTCGGAGACAAAGCC GTATCGTGGATACGCAAGCGAGACCTCCATATCCTGACAGCTGGCGTCCTTACATATACAAGCGATCAAAGGTTCCAAGTGATCCGACCGGAGAAGTCTGAGAACTGGACTCTCCTTATAAAATTCCCTCAGCAGAGAGATTCCGGTATATATGAATGCCAGGTCAACACAGAACCCAAGATGAGTCTCGCATTCTGGCTGAACGTTGTCG AATCGAAAGCTCGAATATTGGGTCCATCAGAACTGTACGTAAAGACTGGGAGCAGCGTGACCATCACTTGTGTGATATCTCAGGGGCCGCACGACCTCGGAACCGTATTCTGGTACCGGGGATCCCAAATAGTTGAAGAGGGTCCGCTTCCTGCTCAGGGGCCACCCAGAGTCCACATACAGACAGAGTGGACGGACGCGCTCACATCACGCCTCCACATCGCGCGGGCTGTCGTCGCTGACACTGGCAACTACAGCTGTGTACCCACCTCTGCTGAGACGGCCAGCGTCAATGTGCAGATCATCAGcg GAGAACACCCAGCGGCTATGCAGCACGGCAACAAGAACACGGCAAGTCTACGTGTGTGCCTGCCCTCAGCACTAGCCTCTGTTACTCTCTCGCTCCTGTTGGTCAAGAGGCTCAGGTGA